In the Helianthus annuus cultivar XRQ/B chromosome 11, HanXRQr2.0-SUNRISE, whole genome shotgun sequence genome, one interval contains:
- the LOC110905205 gene encoding uncharacterized protein LOC110905205, which translates to MNWASLNMKGAGGPGKASLVRNLIKDNNVGFISLQETQMSNMPDSKIRGFWNNSAMEYVKVDAAGRSGGLLSIWNPSLFKKNMEIVDQNFILVKGELMGENTELVVVNIYAPSSGTERRQVWDKLLDLRDSTLGMWLIIGDFNEVRVPEDRWNSNFDGNNAQHFNNFISTAGLLEYPMSGRKFTFMSGDGKIEQDR; encoded by the coding sequence ATGAATTGGGCATCTTTAAACATGAAAGGAGCAGGAGGTCCGGGCAAGGCATCGTTGGTCAGGAATCTAATAAAAGATAACAATGTGGGGTTCATTTCATTACAAGAAACTCAGATGAGCAATATGCCAGATTCAAAAATCCGAGGTTTTTGGAATAATTCGGCCATGGAATACGTTAAGGTGGACGCAGCAGGGAGGTCTGGGGGACTGTTATCAATCTGGAATCCAAGTTTATTCAAGAAAAATATGGAAATAGTAGACCAAAACTTCATATTGGTGAAAGGGGAACTGATGGGAGAAAACACAGAATTAGTGGTGGTAAATATATATGCTCCAAGTAGCGGTACAGAGAGAAGACAAGTGTGGGATAAACTACTGGATTTAAGGGATTCAACTCTAGGTATGTGGCTGATTATTGGTGACTTTAACGAAGTTCGGGTACCAGAAGATAGATGGAACTCCAATTTTGACGGTAACAATGCTCAACACTTTAATAATTTCATTAGCACAGCAGGTTTGCTGGAGTATCCAATGTCAGGTAGGAAGTTCACATTCATGTCAGGGGATGGGAAAATTGAGCAAGACAGATAG